The DNA region AGGAGGCCAGGGAGCCAGTGGTCCAGAGCATCAAATTCATGATGCATTGTGGGTATATTTGACTGTGACTGATGTaaataaaagaaagaaagaatgagtagttatttatgatacaGCCTTTTTTTCAGAAAAATAACCAAATAAATAAATGGACCAGTCGTACCTGTTGATGATATTATATTAGATAGAATCATGAtttaaatacactgaacaaaactataaatggcaatttgcaacaatttcaaagatttttactaagttacagttcatatatggaaataagtcaattgaaatcaatgccttaggccctaatctacggatttcacatgactgggaatacagatatgcatctgtcagtcacagatacctttaaaaagaaaggtaggggtgtggatcagaaaaccagtcagtatctggtgtgaccaccatttgcctcatgcagcgcgacacatctccttcacatagagctgatcaggctgttgattggtgGAATGTCGTCCCacttcctcttcaatggctgtgtgaagttgctggatattggcgggaactggaacatgctgtcgtacaagtcGATCAAGAGCATCCGAACACTTTTtcccccccgagttcccagttgttttgaactcactgaagtcagagttttcccgagttcccagttgttttgaacgcactgtAGTCGGAGTTTCCCGAgtccccagttgttttgaacgcactgaagtcggagttcccagttgttttgaacgcactgaagttggagtttccccgagttcccagttgttttgaacgcagcaaaATCCCCCCAATTGAATGAAATAGAATTGAGTGACGTACATATCGTGCGATCGAGGATCGAGCCGTGACGTCAATAAGAAGCGACGGTGAGCAGGCCTACGAAATCAATACACACCAAAAAAAATACTACGCGGGGGAAATaaggtttattgtttttttttgttaaataaTCCGTTTTGATTAAACGCAATGCCGAAAGTAAAGAGGAGCAGGAAACCACCTCCGGATGGCTGGGAGTTGATTGAACCGACTTTGGACGAATTAGACCAAAAAATGAGagaaggtaaaaaatatatatttttagctaGCTAATAATGTTAGCCACCTAAGCTAACTAAATCCTCTACACCGACTGTAACAAAACGAGGCTCAGCTAACATCATGTCTACACAAATGTTAACATTTAATGTTTTTGGGATATTCAACCAGTCTCAACTAAGCTATATTACCAAGCTGTTGTATGAATCTGACTTGGATCAGTCCTGTTTTTATTGTGACTAACTAACTTCTCCGTAACCAAACGATGTCTACAACCCCCTTGTCTCGCCTTCAGTTATTTACTAGTATCTGTATGTTTCCTTTGTCGTATTGTGTGTTATTGTTCAGATACCTCGACAATCATAACCAAAAGGTTGAGGCTTTAGATAGGTAGCTTCTAagttaactacactgaacaaaaatataaacgcaacaagtaattttttttttactgagttcatatcaggaaatccTTCACCTGCAATACatacattaggccctaatctatggatttcacatgactgggaatacagatatgcatctgttggtcacagatacctttaaaaaaatatattgccaaattctctaaaatgacggaggtggcttatggtagaggaatgaacattcaattctctggcaacagctctggtggacattcctgcagtcagcatgccaattgcacgctgactgcaggaatgttcctgttttgTATTGTATTGATGACGAGCTGCGATTGTCTCCTTCCAGCCGAGACGGAGCCTCACGAGGGAAAGCGGAAGGTGGAGTCCCTGTGGCCGATATTCAGACTGCATCATCAGAGGAGCAGATATATCTTCGACTTGTTCTACAAGAGGAAGGCCATCAGCAGAGGTAGATAATATTACTGTTACATAAGAGGAAGGCCATCTGCAGAGGAAGACCATCTGTAGAGGTAGATAATATTACTGTTACATAAGAGGAACACCATCTGTAGAGGTAGATAATATTACTGTTACATAAGAGGAAGGCCATCTGCAGAGGAAGACCATCTGTAGAGGAAGACCATCTGTAGAGGTAGATAATATTACTGTTACATAAGAGGAAGGCCATCTGTAGAGGAAGACCATCTGTAGAGGAAGACCATCTGTAGAGGTAGATAATATTACTGTTACATAAGAGGAAGGCCATCTGTAGAGGTAGATAATATTACTGTTACATAAGAGGAAGGCCATCAGCAGAGGAAGACCATCTGTAGAGGTAGATAATATTactgttacgtgtgtgtgtgtgtgtgtgtgtgtgtgtgtgtgtgtgtgtgtgtgtgtgtgtgtgtgtgtgtgtgtgtgtgtgtgtgtgtgtgtgtgtgtgtgtgtgtgtgtgtgtgtagagctgtATGACTACTGTATAAAGGAGAGTTATGCTGATAAGAACCTGATCGCTAAGTGGAAGAAGCAGGGATACGAGAACCTGTGTTGTCTTCGCTGCATCCAGACACGGGACACCAACTTTGGGACCAACTGCATCTGCAGAGTCCCCAAGAGCAAGCTGGAGGTGGTGAGTACTGCAATAATACTACTATAGAGTCCCCAAGAGCAAGCTGGAGGTGGTGAGTACTGcaatactactataatactactatagaGTCCCCAAGAGCAAGCTGGAGGTGGTGAGTACTAcaataatactactataatactactatagaGTCCCCAAGAGCAAACTAACGGTGGTGagtactgctataataccactacactataatactactacactaacactactgCACTATAATACTACTgcactataatactactacactgtaatactactacactgtaatacaTCACTACTgcactataatactactacactataacacatcactactacactataatactactacactataacacatcactactacactataatactactacactataatactactacactgtaatactactacactgtaatactactacactgtaatactactacactataatagtactacactataatactactacactataatacatcactactacactgtaatactactacactataacactactacactataataGTACTACACTATAATAGTACTACACTATAATACATCACTACtacactataatactactacactataatactactacactatactactatactactacactatactactatactaatacactataatactactatactaatactactacactactatactactacactataatactactacactataatactactacactataatactactacactataatactataccaatacactataatactactacactataacactactacactataacactactacactataataCCATATCAATACACTGCCATTTAATATCTCACACGCCTGAGGTgtgttcattagtgcacaccgaaAATGATGGTtccttattggacaaattcacgtTTGTTCCTTCCCATTTCAGTTGCTAGTGGATACCCCCCAGTCTgttaacctctgtctctctgtctctgtctctctgtctctctgtctctgtctctctgtctctctctctctctctgtctctctctctctctgtctctgtctctgtctctctctccaggggagGATTATAGAGTGTACCCACTGTGGCTGCCGAGGCTGCTCCGGCTGAATTGTCAGGATCGCCTGGCTGTTCTGCTCTGGATCGTCTAGTCTGGCCTAGCTGTTCTGCTCTGGATCGTCTAGTCTGGCCTGGCTGTTTTTCTCTGGATCATCAGTTATTTTCTACGGGACATCAGGGCTCGTCTTCTCCACCTGTGTGCTTCATGACCCTGGAGCGGCTAATCTCAAATACACACCTAGTCTCTTCCCCCCCTAGTCTCTTCCCCCCCTAGTCTCTCCCCCCCtagtctctcccccccccctagtctctcccccccccctagtctctctccccccccctagTCTCTTCCCCCCCCTAGTCTCTTCCCCCCCCTAGTCTCTTCCCCCCCCCTAGTCTCTTCCCCCCCCCTAGTCTCTTCCCCCCCCCTAGTCTCTTCCCCCCCCTAGTCTCTTCCCCCCCTAGTCTCTTCCCCCCCTAGTCTCTTCTCCCCCCTAGTCTCTTCTCCCCCCCTAGTCTCTTCTCCCCCCTAGTCTCTTCTCCCCCTAGTCTCTTCTCCCCCTAGTCTCTTCTCCCCCCTAGTCTCTTCTCCCCCCTAGTCTCTTCTCCCCCCTAGTCTCTTCTCCCCCCTAGTCTCTTCTCCCCCCTAGTCTCTTCTCCCCCCTAGTCTCTTCTCCCCCCTAGTCTCTTCTCCCCCCTAGTCTCTTCTCCCCCCCTAGTCTCTTCTCCCCCCTAGTCTCTTCTCCCCCCtagtctctcccccccccctagTCTCTTCTCCCCCTTAGTCTCCCCCACCCCCCTAGTCTCTTCCCCCCCTTGCTCTCTGGCCCCCTTGCTCTCTGGCCCCTACTCCCCGTATAGGGGTGTCTTTGTGATTGGGCAAGGTTATTGTTACCATTCCAGCTGTTTAGTACACGAGTTGGTCATTATTAAGTGCTATTGTACCTCATTCCCAATGAGGAGGTCTGTGGGACAGGGGAGGGTGGGATGGGGCTGTTCCACATGCTACTCTCTACCCCCCCTACTCCCTGTATAGGTCTGTGGGACAGGGGAGGGTGGGATGGGCTGTTCCACATGCTACTCTCTACCCCCCTTACTCCCCGTATAGGTCTGTGGGACAGGGGAGGGTGGGATGGGGCTGTTCCACATGCTACTCTCTACCCCCCCTACTCCCTGTATAGGTCTGTGGGACAGGGGAGGGTGGGATGGGGCTGTTCCACATGCTACTCTCTACCCCCCCTACTCCCTGTATAGGTCTGTGGGACAGGGGAGGGTGGAATGGGGCTGTTCCACATGCTACTCTCTACCCCCCCTACTCCCTGTATAGGTCTGTGGGACAGGGGAGGGTGGGATGGGCTGTTCCACATGTCATTGTTTTCAACCTGATGATTCTAGTTTTTTATTTGtacctttttttaaattataatttCCATTAAAACTCTCTTGTTTTAAATAAtgctgtctttgtgtgtgtctatcaCGGGTGGGATCTGAACCGGGGTCTCCAACTGGAGAAACAAATGTCTTGACCGTTTAGACCAGCAATACAGTTTGAATGCACACAGCGCGGCTGCTGCCTCATCTGACGGTGAACCAGACACACTGCTGCTGCCTCATCTAACCGTGAACCAGACACACTGCTGCTGCCTCATCTCACCGTGAACCAGACACACTGCTGCTGCCTCATCTCACCGTGAACCAGACACACTGCTGCTGCCTCATCTGACCGTGAACCAGACACACTGCTGCTGCCTCATCTAACCGTGAACCAGACACACTGCTGCTGCCTCATCTAACCGTGAACCAGACACACAGCTGCTGCCTCATCTAACCGTGAACCAGACACACGGCACTGCTGCTGCCTCATCTGACCGTGAACCAGACACACTGCTGCTGCCTCATCTCACCGTGAACCAGACACTGCTGCTGCCTCATCTCACCGTGAACCAGACACACTGCTGCTGCCTCATCTAACCGTGAACCAGACACACGGCTGCTGCCTCATCTGACCGTGAACCAGACACACGGCTGCTGCCTCATCTGACCGTGAACCAGACACACTGCTGCTGCCTCATCTCACCGTGAACCAGACACACGGCACTGCTGCTGCCTCATCTGACCGTGAACCAGACACACGGCACTGCTGCTGCCTCATCTGACCGTGAACCAGACACACGGCACTGCTGCTGCCTCATCTGACTGTGAACCAGACACGCGGCTGCTGCCTCATCTGCCCGTGAACCAGACACACGGCTGCTGCCTCATCTGACCGTGAACCAGACACACGGCTGCTGCCTCATCTGACCGTGAACCAGACACACAGCTGCTGCCTCATCTGACCGTGAACCAGACACACGGCTGCTGCCTCATCTCACCGTGAACCAGACACTGCTGCTGCCTCATCTGACCGTGAACCAGACACACGGCTGCTGCCTCATCACCTCTCTGCAGTCAGTCTGAATGAGTTCTGAGACAATGAACCAGACTCTCTTGtctctctaacaacatctctactagtctctaacaacatctctactagtctctaaCAACATCTACTAGtctctctaacaacatctctactagtctctaacaaaatctctactagtctctctaacaacatctctactagtctctaacaacatctctactagtctctaacaacatctctactagtctctctaacaacatctctactagtctctctaacaacatctctactagtctctaacaacatctctactagtctctctaacaacatctctactagtctctctaacaacatctctactagtctctaacaacatctctactagtctctaacaacatctctactagtctctctaacaacatctctactagtctctctaacaacatctctactagtctctaaCAACATCTATACTAGtctctaacaacatctctactagtctctctaacaacatctctactagtctctctaacaacatctctactagtctctctaacaacatctctactagtctctctaacaacatctctactagtctctctaacaacatctctactagtctctaacaacatctctactagtctctaacaacatctctactagtctctctaacaacatctctactagtctctaacaacatctctactagtctctaacaacatctctactagtctctctaacaacatctctactagtctctctaacaacatctctactagtctctctaacaacatctctactagtctctctaacaacatctctactagtctctctaacaacatctctactagtctctctaacaacatctctactagtctctaacaacatctctactagtctctaacaacatctctactagtctctaacaacatctctactagtctctctaacaacatctctactagtctctaacaacatctctactagtctctctaacaacatctctactagtctctaacaacatctctactagtctctctaacaacatctctactagtctctaacaacatctctactagtctctaacaacatctctactagtctctctaacaacatctctactagtctctctaacaacatctctactagtctctaacaacatctctactagtctctaacaacatctctactagtctctaacaacatctctactagtctctaacaacatctctactagtctctctaacaacatctctactagtctctctaacaacatctctactagtctctaacaacatctctactagtctctctaacaacatctctactagtctctctaacaacatctcttctagtctctctaacaacatctctactagtctctctaacaacatctctactagtctctctaacaacatctctactagtctctaacaacatctctactagtctctctaacaacatctctactagtctctctaacaacatctctactagtctctaacaacatctctactagtctctctaacaacatctctactagtctAAGGTACTATAACTGATCCTATTGGTCTGTTATGACTGTCTGTCTTTGACAGGGTGGGACCTAAGGTACTACAACTGATCCTATTGGTCTGTCATGACTGTCTGTCTTTGACAGGTTGGGACCTAAGGTACTATAACTGATCCTATTGGTCTGTTATGACTGTCTGTCTTTGACAGGGTGGGACCTAAGGTACTATAACTGATCCTATTGGTCTGTCATGACTGTCTGTCTTTGACTGGGTGGGACCTAAGGTACTATAACTGATCCTATTGGTCTGTCATGACTGTCTGTCTTTGACAGGGTGGGACCTAAGGTACTATAACTGATCC from Salmo trutta unplaced genomic scaffold, fSalTru1.1, whole genome shotgun sequence includes:
- the bud31 gene encoding protein BUD31 homolog — translated: MPKVKRSRKPPPDGWELIEPTLDELDQKMREAETEPHEGKRKVESLWPIFRLHHQRSRYIFDLFYKRKAISRELYDYCIKESYADKNLIAKWKKQGYENLCCLRCIQTRDTNFGTNCICRVPKSKLEVGRIIECTHCGCRGCSG